From the genome of Leptolyngbyaceae cyanobacterium:
CCGGGTTTCTATCCTGAAATTTGCTGTAACTTTTGGAACTTTTGGTCTAAAAAACTAATACGCTCAACCAGCTGAGGTTTGAGTGTATTAGTTTCCCAATAACAAGATGACTAAAGCACTTTGGCTCGCACGGCAGCGATCGGCAAATATAGTAGCTTACGGGGAGCAGAAACATAAGCTCTTTGCTGGAAGACATCGTACTGATTGCGCTCGATCGCATCTAAAATTTTCTGATAGAGCATCAGAGCCGCCCAAACTGGCCAGCGGGCATCGGGGCTGAGAATGCGAATACCTTTTTCTGCCAAAGTGAAGTATTTCCGCGCCCGTTGAATTTGGAACTTCATTAATTCCCGCCATCGTTCATCAACTACACCTTGGAATAAATCTTCTTGAGTGTAATTAAACAAAGCCAGTTCTTCTAAGGGAATATATATCCGACCCCGACGGGCGTCTTCTCCCACATCCCGTAAGATGTTAGTTAGCTGGTTGGCTATTCCCAACGCGATCGCTTCTTCGGTGGGAATATACAGGGGCCGATCGCAATTCCAGGGAGCAGTACAGTTAGTGGTATCCACCCCTAAAACAGCGGTGGACATCAAACCAACCGTACCCGCTACCCGATAGCAGTAAAGCTTAAGTTCATCAAAAGTTTCGTACCGACTGCGGTATAAGTCCATCCGCTGTCCGGCAATCATCTCCCGAAATGGCTCGATGTCCATCGGGAATTGTTGTAGGGTATCGACTAAAGCAACATCTAGGTCATCTACCGGATCGCCGGCAAAGACCGATTCGAGTTGTCGTTCCCAGTTATCTAACGTTTCATTAGTAGTAGTACTGGCCTGGGGGCCGTCAACCAGTTCGTCAGTGCGACGGCACCAAGCATAAATTGCCCAAATCGCCCGACGCTTGGCCTCCGGCATCAGTAAGGTGCCTAGATAAAACGTCTTAGCGTATTTAGCTGTAATCTGACGACAGAGTTGATATGAGTTCTCCAGAGAGGCCAGCGTTCTCATGCGATGGGAATTAGACAGTAGCAGCATTGGTCGCAGGCTGAGAGGTGGTCGGGAAATCGATAACCTTGTTCGCTTTTTCCGGAGCGGCGTAGGCGATCGCCTGCGCTGTCAGCTTA
Proteins encoded in this window:
- a CDS encoding phytoene synthase — its product is MLLLSNSHRMRTLASLENSYQLCRQITAKYAKTFYLGTLLMPEAKRRAIWAIYAWCRRTDELVDGPQASTTTNETLDNWERQLESVFAGDPVDDLDVALVDTLQQFPMDIEPFREMIAGQRMDLYRSRYETFDELKLYCYRVAGTVGLMSTAVLGVDTTNCTAPWNCDRPLYIPTEEAIALGIANQLTNILRDVGEDARRGRIYIPLEELALFNYTQEDLFQGVVDERWRELMKFQIQRARKYFTLAEKGIRILSPDARWPVWAALMLYQKILDAIERNQYDVFQQRAYVSAPRKLLYLPIAAVRAKVL